The Trichosurus vulpecula isolate mTriVul1 chromosome 3, mTriVul1.pri, whole genome shotgun sequence genome includes a window with the following:
- the MC3R gene encoding melanocortin receptor 3, producing MNATGSLLSSQSLLSKGTEDINATFLFSNQSSPGFCEQVFIKSEIFLTLGIISLLENILVILAVLKNGNLHSPMYFFLCSLAVADMLVSVSNALETVMIVLLTNDYLTFDDQLIQHMDNVFDSMICISLVASICNLLVIAIDRYITIFYALRYHSIMTVKKAITLIGAIWVCCFICGIMFIVYSESKTVIVCLVTMFFAMLLLMATLYMHMFLFARLHVKRIAALPADGVMQQHTCMKGAVTITILLGVFIFCWAPFFLHLILIITCPTNPHCICYTSHFNIYLVLIMCNSVIDPLIYAFRSLEMRKTFKEIVCCCNGISSG from the coding sequence ATGAATGCTACCggctccctcctctcttctcagaGTCTGCTGTCAAAAGGTACGGAGGACATCAATGCCACCTTCCTCTTCAGCAACCAGAGCAGCCCTGGATTCTGTGAGCAGGTCTTCATCAAGTCcgagatctttctgactctgggaatCATCAGTCTCCTGGAAAACATCCTTGTCATCTTGGCTGTGTTGAAGAATGGAAATCTGCACTCCCCTATGTACTTTTTCCTCTGCAGCCTGGCAGTGGCAGACATGCTGGTGAGTGTGTCCAATGCTCTGGAGACAGTGATGATTGTCCTCCTCACCAATGACTACTTGACCTTTGATGACCAGCTCATTCAACATATGGACAATGTCTTTGACTCCATGATCTGCATTTCCCTGGTTGCCTCCATCTGCAATCTCTTGGTCATTGCTATTGATAGATATATCACCATTTTCTATGCCCTGCGTTACCACAGCATTATGACAGTGAAAAAAGCCATCACCTTGATTGGGGCTATCTGGGTGTGTTGTTTCATCTGTGGCATCATGTTCATCGTCTACTCTGAGAGCAAGACTGTCATCGTGTGCCTCGTCACTATGTTTTTCGCCATGCTACTCCTCATGGCCACACTCTACATGCACATGTTCCTGTTTGCCCGGCTGCATGTCAAGCGTATTGCAGCACTACCAGCGGATGGAGTGATGCAGCAACATACCTGCATGAAAGGAGCTGTCACCATCACTATTCTACTGGGGGTGTTCATTTTTTGCTGGGCACCCTTCTTCCTCCatctcatcctcatcatcacatGCCCCACTAATCCCCATTGCATCTGTTATACTTCCCACTTCAACATCTACCTGGTCCTCATCATGTGCAATTCAGTCATTGACCCCCTCATTTATGCTTTCCGGAGCCTTGAAATGCGCAAGACCTTTAAGGAAATAGTCTGTTGTTGCAATGGTATAAGTTCAGGGTAG